CgttaaaagaagaaaatttatacCTTCAAAGAAAGAAGACAATTTTTGTAGCACATTAATGCCAAAGTTTATGCCTTTTAAATTGAAAGATATTTAGCTCATAAATATTGCCCATTAATGTTACATTATATTACACATTTTTAAGTAGTAAATATACATCAACagttaaaagataattaaatttttagagttaaatctatttacatcaataaaaaaaatatgtacagtTAACCAAAAGGTATACATATAGCATTTAATTACTCTTAATTGCTTACCTTTTAACTTGacataaattaaattactttgactaatttacttaatttgaGAGATAATTATAAATTTGTTTATGGAATTTCAAATAAATGAAGCACACCAAACGAGGCAGTTTGTTAGCTCAATGTCATGGAGGAATTCTTCACAGAAAGTTTGTAATGAAAAATAGTCGAAAAATAGAAGCTAGTTCAAATTTtatgaagttagaaaattttcaGATTGAGTAATTTCTGTAACAAAAAAGAGAATTCCTAGATTTTGCAGAGAACCAGGCCCTAAGCCCCCAGTATCCCAACAAATGTAAAAATAAAGAACCAAAAAAACAATAACAGAAATGTACACCTAGAAAATCGGATATATCAATCTAAAATGAAAACATTTATTGACATTCAAAACCATTACAATGTCAGAAACTAATGCCACATCTTATTATCCCACCAAGGCGCCGATAACAATTTTCGCTTTTAGATATTTAACAACCTCATTCAATCAACATTTTTGATAAATGATTCCATAATCAGAAGTTACAgcataagataaatataaattccAATTACATAACTGGAATGCAAATTATGATCTCTTCCGGGAAAAACAAAAGGGCTACTTTAATCTTCATTTTTAAAAGCTTAAGCGACCGCTAACAGCAGAATCAAGTTAGAAGTAGATTTCCATTAAAAGGGTATATCATTGTAACCTCCAAAGCACACCAAACGAGAGATAATTATAAATTTGTTTATGGAATTTGTTCACTGAGTTGATTTTATTTGTGTCAAGTTGACAATGTTTTTCTACCCTGAATTGTTGTAAGGTTGAAGAGTAATGCTGTTTTGAGTTCATGATAGCTTCTCTATGCTTATGCTCTTATTTTTGTCATTGAAATGTAtccttatttattcattttttttgccATCAATGACTAACAAATCAAGTTCCAGTTTCACATTGTACTGACTAACAAATCAACAACAATTTCCAGCAGACAATCAATAACAATATCAAAACAAATTGCAACAATTTCCAGTTTCATCTTCTACTCACTAACAAATCAATACAAATCAAAAACATTTCAAGAGAGGATAACCAACTGTTGACCATATAACTAAAATGGTCTTGAACAAGAAAGAGGGGCTGCAGGTGCTCGATGATTCTTCTAAGGAGATGCTAGTAATCTTATAAAACAAGTGGTGTCTTTGCTTAGTTGAATATAATGTAATTCTAACTGTAATTGCCGATGTGATCAGTAATCCCTCTACCTATCAAAATTTGCTGGATTAAACTGATTCAGATAAAGGATGATTACCAACAGGTATCTATGCATAAATCTGCACAACTAGCATGTTCCATTGGAAAATATTGTTCTAAACTATGACTCTTTTGTTGCAACAAAGCCTACCATGTTATGAGGTTGAGTCAATTTTGGGCATATTTCAGCAAAGCCTACCATTATCACCATTGCCTCTAAAGGAATGACAGTCCCTTACATCACTGCAATCTTTTCTATACCAAATTTTCTTACACCTTAAAATAGATATGGTTTGAAAAAGGAGTGGAGAAATAGTTCAAAGAAAAATAGTTTCTTCAACTACCACGTATCTAAGATATGTCCTAAAAGATAAAATCATTGCATAACATTAGGCGTCTTTACATTTCATTCATTATCTTTGAGTATTGGCAACGATGTCCAGCATAAAGGAAAAAGTCTCAGTTAGGTTTAAGTAGCAAAGCTCACCAATAAGATTCGAACGAACAACTAATACTCATTTTTTATTCCCAACTAATATGCATgtcaaagacaacatcaattaGAATGAAAAAGAATAATGATACATTAATCATTCTTGCCAACCTAACTTAGTTTTACAGTTTTCTACAAGTTGCATtctacaatattaaaaaattaattaattaattaattaaaatcagaCCTATAATTCATACCTTGCACCCAAGTAGCTTGAATAGTGATGCAAAAAATGAGTAGCACCCTCAATTGTTTTTGAAGAGTAAATTCCTTTAACACCTAAAAGTTGAGAAAAAGAACAGCTGATTGAAATATGGAATTTTAAGTTAATCACCTCAGCTTAGAAGATTCAAAGAAACATTAACCAGTCAAAATAGATGGAGTAAACCAACAACTGCACAAACTAATGTAGAGAGTGAGACTACAAAGAATAAAACATGAATAAACTCAACCGtttttacatgaaattttaatatggAAGTATCTTACTTAGATGGCTAACTAGAAGGTCAGAAAACATAAACAAGAGGAAAAGAGAACAAAGGGGAGACGCCATTTATGGAGATGCTCAACCTAAGTTCCAAATTACATAATCACAGTTAATGACAAACACAGATTGAAACATGCTAGGAAGTTTAGGCGAAAATGAATTTTGCATCAGATTGCATGCAAATGTCTTGTGCCCTaacatagaaagaaaaaaagggtaaaaCAATGGGGGGCTCAGGCTTGTTTATGTAAAGTTGCACATCAACTGAGAAAGAAGAAACAGAGATCAGGCCCTGAAAGTGCAATGAATAAGACACACAAGACAACCATTACAACTCAGTACAGAGAGAAGAAGATAGTTAGAACAATTACAGGATAATTGAGAGCAAAAGAGAGTTAGAAACCTTTACCTTTCAGTAGCAGTAACCTGGAAACCCACCAATTGAGAGCAATCGAAAGAGGCAAATCGGTGGTTGAGAAGGGAAATCGAAAGAGTGACtggttgtaaagaaaaagaaaagaaaaggttgagaGACAGAGGAAGAGGCGAAGGAATGGGGAAGCCAATCGGGAGGCGAAGGTAGAACAAAGGAAGAGGCGACGGAATGGGGAAGCCAatcgggagggtaaaacagggagggaACAACGATGCAGCACCTAATCTAAGCAAAAGGGCTGTATTACaaatcggtggttttcaccgattagATCTGTATTGTATTACACGCGTATTAGAAAGACATTGAACCAAACGAGGGATCAAAGAGGtattaggtggggcccaccgattaggtaTGCCAATATACCCAACCAAACATAGTGTAAATATGTTGCTTGGTTAATGTACGGATATTCTAATTGGTTGATTATATTTTACAggttttttatacaattttggtgtttattaaaaaaacgGGCTAGGCTAGGCCGGACTTGGGCTTAGAAATTTTTTCCCGAGCTGAGCCTGGACAatattttaggcccatatttcgggctcgGTCTGGGACGCGACCCGAACCTGGCCCGGCCATGATCACCCCTAGTCGCCATTAACATTAATTGATGAAAATATAACAAATGGGTAAGGTTTATTGTAACTTTTCAAAGTTTAATGATAAAATCGTAATATAAACTATAGATAGGTGATTAAATGTGCAATTTACACCTTTCTTAGATTGATTTGATTGGGCAATCGACGTGTGTTAAGTTAGCACATTAAGGAATCAACTTAGCTTATTAATTAGTATACATTTCTTCGAGTTTTCTCATCTCTAATAATTTCATCATACATACTCCTGGTCCTGGCTCTTCTTTCCCTCTTTGATTAGGTACGCGAAAtagaacctttttttttttcgcCTTTCACTCTACTCTTTTAGatttgtattaattgttagtttctcttttctcttcagcACACTCTAACTTTGATTcattcaactttctttttctcTGTTAAGGTTCAGGAATCTCAATCATCAGCTCAATGGCTTCCTTTGAAATGAACGACCGAAAGAGTgagctctttttttttccttgttgTTGTTGATTTAATTTGTGCTTTCTTTGCTTCTTTTCATTCGGTTAACGCATCTCTGAATCTTTAATCTGTTATTTTAATGACACTTCTGTTGATTTTGGTACTTGAAATATGGTTCAACGTGCAATTCCTAAAAGTTTTAGTGAGATATGGATTTTCTTCTTCTAGTTATTCTGTaggtttttattgtttttatgacTGTTTCCGAGATAGGAATGTGTTCAAATGCTCATTCTATTTTACGTCGAGTCAATTACCgaataatttgaattttgaagTGCTAATCTATTTCGAAGTTTTGAATATGTTTGATGCAGTCTAGTGTGAGCTTTGTGCGTACGTTTTCATAAGCCATCTTTACAAATTGCCTTAAAAGAAGCATTAATGGTGATTCTATGATATTGATGCTAgccaaaaaccaaattaaaacctTCTAGCAGATCACTGCTTaccaaatttgatttaattatacggtaaaatatttttaattaatatgtatCGTTTCAGCTATGATTTAGTCTCCTCATTCTTCGAAGTTCGAATGCATTAGACGGTTTGTAGGACGCAGTTCTAATTGTTACCCTTATCATGTATTTATTTATTCTCGGTGACGTATGTGCACTGTGCTTAATTGACAGTGCATATTGTTCAAGCCACACAAAGTGGTAGACCCTCTTGCATTTGGATTTTCTGTAGAAAATGCTAATCGAAAACAGCTTAGTATTATGGAATTTTCGTAGGAGTACTTCAAAATGATAATATCACTTTTATATAGTATATGAGATGATTTGGTGAAAAGTAAGAACTTTACCAATGCCTAAGCTGTATGGCATATAGATTATTTAGTTAATTCTGGATTTTTGTAGAATCTAATCTTTTAGTTTAAAGCTAAATGTGTTTGCTGATAAAATTGTATGCTCAATTACATGGATTCTTGAGATTGAAAATGCTTGGAGGCAAGTAGGAGACCTCTGGTACTCTAGCATTTGATTCACATTGACTTGGCAATTGGAGACATATGGCTTTGTTTGTAATCAATATATCTGGGAAAAAGCCAAAGTGACAACTTCTGTTTTTATTTTCATGCTGTTAACTTTCATACATATTAATTCTAGAATtatgaaaaacagaaattgggCTAGGATTAACCGGATTTggcatatttttttcatttctcggAATTATCTTCTTGTTCGACAAGGGATTTCTTGCCATGGGAAATGTAAGCTAAATTTTATTACATTCTGTCCTCTTTGCACAACTCTTTTCTATTTCCCCCTTAAATCATACTTGACTAAAACTGCCTTCTTTCCTTTTCTGTTAACCAGATCCTTTTCATATCAGGAGTGGCCTTGACTATTGGTCTGAAGTCTACCATGCAATTTTTCATGAAACgtcaaaattttaaggtttgatttatcctctccctctctctttgtCTCACTCATATGCACATCAACACACACAATTGTGTGTTCATCTCTTGTTTTCATTATAATTTATTGCTATTGAATGCAGGGAACAATTTCGTTTGGTGTTGGCTTCTTTTTTGTTGTCATTGGATGGCCTATCATTGGCATGGTATTGGAGGCATATGGGTTTATTGTGCTCtttaggtttgaatttttcattcccttgatttaataaaaatgctTGGCTTCTATTAATTTTGCTCTTCTCATTTGGCATTCAAAACTTCTTTTGCAGTGGTTTTTGGCCAACACTGGCAGTGTTTTTGCAGAGGATACCTATTGTTGGTTGGTTGTTCCAGCAACCATATATTAGATCGGTATGTTTTGTTTCTAAGTTAAGTACTTTTGTTTTTAACTTGTAAACTTCTGCTATACATGCATGCTTGTGAAATATTATTTTGTTAGTTCTTTGGTTGGTTGTTTACTTGATTAAATCAGTTTGAACTTTTAACAGCTTCCTGGAATAGccctaaaatttgaaatatgagCAATGATCTTTAGTGATATCAGAGTATGAAAGAAAGCCAAAAAGTAATCTAAAACTAAGTTCGTATTGAATATTTTTGACTAGCTGAAAGAAGTTAGGTCAACATGTCAGCAACTGAATCAGCATCTATTCTTCTTGCTGCAAGTAGTGGGTAAATAGCTATCTATTTCAGTGCGACTGAGATTGGTATATTAGAAAGAACCAGAGCTTAACATTAGATTGTTTAAGTTACTAACTTCATTAAGCGGAATCTTTGTTTGTGATGGTTTGTTCATTTATTGAGATCCTTTTATCCTACCTTCCAAGGGAACTAATATAAACCTGGTTTCCCATCTCTCCCTTTTTCTCTCATGTTATTAGAGGGAATATCTTCACAATATTGCCAAGTGCACATTTAGGTGCTCAGGTCAAGTGTGTTAAGGCAATGATGACTTAAAAGAAGTGATTGTCATACCTGCCCTTGCAGCTCAAGTGATACAAAAAGTGCTTGTGCCAAACACTTAACTGACTTAATTTTTGTGGAATCTTTTATTCAGCAAATGTCAGTCCACCAAGTTATCAAATCGTCAGCTGTCCTTGGGTCCATCTTCTAACAAAAGTTTACCTGAATAATGAGTGAAAGAACTTCAATGGATGGACCATCTTCTTaattgattataaatattaatgaaaaaatcaatattttcattttcttttttataaccATCGTTTCCCCTTGTCTGTGTCATTTAGCTCAAGTCTATGACCCCTCAACTTATAGAATCAGTTCCTTGCTTCATAAGTAAGAGCATAACGATGTGTCAGTCTCAACAATTTTATTGTTGTCCTATCTTGACAAGGCATTGACTAAGAATAATATAGGAATAACGTTTTGTTGTAATGAGAATCTCATAATTACAACTTATGATTATTTACTTTTTGTAAAGATTATTTATTCCgtgattttattaatattaaatatgtatgcAAATCTTGTACGTAAAGAATCTGCCTATGACAGTGACACCTACTATGACATGTATGATGTATCACATAGTTCAGTCACTCTTAGAGCACATGTTACTAATTCAAAGGAATCTGCCAGTCCAGCGTCTGGTTTTAATTTCAGAAGTATAGATCTTAAGCATACAAAGAGCTTGTAGGCACCGAATGGTGTATGGCCAAGTGGATATAGTCTAACATAGCTTTGGTCTGGTCTTGGGGCGAGCCGAAGACTGTACCTTATTACCACTATTCATGTTATGCTCATGCTGATTGTGTGATTATCTGAAGTGCATGATGACTAAAATGTCAATTTAACTGGCATTGACTTGAAATCCTAGGGACGGAAAACAATTATCAGTTTTTTTACATTGTATGCAAGAAAGATACATTTTCTTTAAGAAAAtggttctctctctctctttcctcCCCTTTagtaggcttaatttttattcatGTCAGCTGCTGAAGCGATCGATGGACCACCTTTTATATCTTTCATGTGCAGATCATGTTAACATCATAAAAGTTTATTTTTCATACGCGCATCTATATATTGACTTGCTAAAGTTGTTTGAGGAAATTATTGAACTAATTTTGGCCTTCCTTCTTCTTGGTGCAGTTGTTCGACCGATACCGGGGCAGGCGGGTGCCAGTATAACCTCATATGTATCAGAACTTAACACACTCATGGTTAAGAATAGATGGTTGTTAAATGACTTAAATCTTACTAACTAGGATCCCAAATAAGACACCAACTTGTACAAGTCATAGGAttatctgatttttttttcttttccttcttttaaACCTAAGTTCCCTTTCTTTACCATATCTTGCCTCTGTTGTGCAAAgctcttttattcaatttgggcattttcttccatttctttgaaTCCCGAAACCTGCATGTACAGCGTTTAGCTAAAACATTTTGAGTAAGAAGAATACAACAGAAGCTTGAAAATACGAGTTATTCAGCTGAAAACGGTGCATAACAAATATGAGTTACTTCGAGAACAAATTTTGTATCATCGAAAGCATCACCGTTGTATTGGCTCCTTGATAACCCCAAAACATAACCGAATGGGTCTGTCGTTGGGTTAGCGAATGACCTTTTCATATTCTTATTTTggtaataaatatgtatattaactCGTGCATGAAGAGTGCTTTATTTGATAATAATGTTCATCTCCACAGCCACACGGTATTGTTGGCAGAGTTTTCGGCATTAGACTGttacttgttttaattttttttctctcttgctGGTGGTTCTTGTGAGGATCTGTAAGGTCATATAAATTAGCTGCTATGACTCATGTAAGAGACAAATGAAAATATAAAGTGAATATCTATCCAAAGGAGCAAAAGGACAGAGATAATGCAATATTTGAAGCACACACCAACGTCATACTTATGTTACGGGGTTAGAATTTAAGTCTTGCAAACCGTATGGCTTTAGGCAGAAACTTAGCTTCAAATTTGTTTAAGTCATCCTAACTATTG
The genomic region above belongs to Gossypium hirsutum isolate 1008001.06 chromosome D05, Gossypium_hirsutum_v2.1, whole genome shotgun sequence and contains:
- the LOC107914636 gene encoding vesicle transport protein GOT1; this encodes MASFEMNDRKKIGLGLTGFGIFFSFLGIIFLFDKGFLAMGNILFISGVALTIGLKSTMQFFMKRQNFKGTISFGVGFFFVVIGWPIIGMVLEAYGFIVLFSGFWPTLAVFLQRIPIVGWLFQQPYIRSLFDRYRGRRVPV